One Rhododendron vialii isolate Sample 1 chromosome 2a, ASM3025357v1 genomic region harbors:
- the LOC131317427 gene encoding uncharacterized protein LOC131317427, which yields MQQNQNLLLETILALQKKNTTPPLPEANTEGTHPTGSQNETRDNQIVAVVQNTANTTPVTLEQVRALIQSEKKPLAFTPDADLCPPYPIAVASMPYPEGYTVPKFIRFDRRKGNTKEHVIHFVDSLDIHSGDRNLRLREFSKSLTDKAYSWYANLASNSVLSWEDMVKNFYSKFFYVEDRLTTLQLIKVTQRPSEALNAYVRRFHELSVDV from the exons AtgcaacaaaaccaaaacctctTGTTGGAGACCATACTCGCCTTGCAGAAGAAAAACACCACCCCTCCTTTGCCTGAGGCGAACACGGAGGGAACTCATCCCACTGGCTCTCAAAACGAAACTCGCGACAACCAAATCG TCGCCGTAGTCCAGAACACGGCAAACACAACCCCCGTCACGCTAGAGCAAGTGCGAGCACTCATCCAATCCGAAAAAAAACCCCTCGCTTTCACGCCCGATGCGGACCTCTGCCCTCCGTATCCCATAGCGGTTGCAAGCATGCCATATCCAGAGGGATACACGGTCCCTAAGTTCATCCGTTTCGACAGAAGGAAGGGAAACACCAAAGAGCACGTCATCCATTTTGTGGACAGCCTTGACATCCACAGCGGAGATCGTAACTTGAGGCTACGAGAGTTCTCCAAATCCTTGACGGACAAAGCGTACTCATGGTACGCCAACCTTGCTTCTAACTCTGTCCTCTCTTGGGAGGACATGGTTAAAAATTTTTACTCCAAGTTCTTCTATGTGGAGGATCGCCTCACAACCCTCCAACTGATAAAGGTGACTCAAAGGCCTTCTGAGGCCTTGAATGCTTATGTCCGCCGCTTCCATGAACTATCGGTGGATGTTTAA